A stretch of DNA from Macrotis lagotis isolate mMagLag1 chromosome X, bilby.v1.9.chrom.fasta, whole genome shotgun sequence:
TATGTTGCATATGGCATGGTATTTCATTGCAGAATACAACTTTTATATAGTgacataattttttataattagttGATCATATCTGAAACAATTCTATCTTAATATAGTTCAGGTCTGGGAATATGGGCAGGGGCTTCCTGGTTGTCATCAGACAGACATTGTTCCCCTGACATAGAGATACTATCTCCTAGGGGAGTCTTCACTCTCAGTCACTAAAATTACCACCAATTCTTGGGGGGCTGAGGGATGTGGACAAAGATGAGGCAATTCACAGTGACCCCCTTCTCAAATTCTCAGAGCTCCCATCAACTCTTCCACTTCCTTCCCTGCCTTCATCAGagttctttcaagggaaaagggCATGCTGATTTTTTCAGTCTCCCCAAAGATCTCTAGATAGGATTTCCAGAGACACTACCCCTCCCTTCCCTAAATAATTTTAGAGGAGGATCACACCTTCCCTTCAGCTGTTGGTCAAAGCTCTTGGAAAGAGAGACACTCATACTGGTACTCTACCCAAAACTTTCTTGACATTCTTAGTTTTAGAGGAGACAGAGCTTTGGAGGGACAACATTGACCTTCACTTTCTCCTTGCTTCAGATGATGCTGATGTGGATATTCTTCCTTTTCACCCTCCTGGCTACTGTCACTGCTGAGGAGGATGGTGAGTGATGCATCTGCATTGTATTCTTTCTGCTGCTGGTTCAATCCCACCCTATAAATATGATCTTTTCCATGTCTGACTCATCTCTCAGGAGGGGTCTCCATCCCTGGCTCTCATCCCTGATCTCTATTCCTAACCTCTCAAGACTGATTTCATTGGTGACCCCCATTCTTGAcatccttccttctcttaattTCCATCTTCTACTCAGTCTTAGGTAGCACCCTGTGAGTTTGCATGCAATGGGGAATCCAGTGCCAGCACTCACAGTATGATTAGTCATTTACATCACAGTGTGAATTAGTTCACTAATTGgagaattcatatttttaaatgatctttaaagttTTTTCCAACTCTCAGAATGTGTGACAATGAAAAGTGAATTCTAGAGAAATgattaaggaaataaaaacaacattGGGTACAAGCAGTTTCctgaaaggggggaaatataTCTGATCTACAACCTTCATAACTCTCATATCTAAGTTCTTCTAGTCTTGGTATCAATTTGTAAAAGAGACcaataaaacttaaataatttttgtaaattgtTACTATCTAAGTCCCATAGGGACTAGAAGTTGCCCAACACTTCCCCCTCCCTGCTTCCAGATCAACAGCGAGGGTCCTCATTTTCTGGAGAATATGGAAATGGAGGAGGAACCAGTTTTACACTCTCTGGGGAGCACAGAAGGGGCAAGATAACTGGATTTCGAATCCAAGAACAATGTGGTGGGATCATCCATGGGTAAGTTTCTGGGGCTTACAGCAGCCTCTATCCACTTGTCCTTTCCATTCCCAGTGATCTCCTGTTGTGCTTCCCTTGAATTCCTGACCTTCCTTGTCTACTCACCCAGGACTTCTGGCTTCCTGACACCTCCAACCCCCTGTGGCCCTTGATGCCTCCTCCATCTTGCCCCTAAGGaggtttcttcttttctccctcaccTGCCTTTCCTACCTGCCCTTTGTTCTTACAGGGCTAATGTGAGCCCACTGGCTCATTCCAAGGCTGCTAGGGATGGCTCCTGCCCTCCTCACCCTTCTCAGCAACTTCTCCCACTTCCCCCCTCTATTTCTACAGCATCCAGTTCCAGTATGGCAATGTCTGGAGTGAACTCCATGGTCTTAAGTCAGGATTGCGTCACGAGGTTCTTCTGACAAAGGGTGAGAACATCATTCAAGTCCTGGGTAAACACTACTCATATTACATCCAGCAACTGATATTCATCACCAACCATGGGCGCATCTTCACATTTGGACAGCCAGCAGGCTACTCCTTCAACGCTTCTCCCCTCTACCGGGGAGCCTTCCTGAGCTACATCAGTGGGCACCACAATCACTATGGCCTCACTGGCATCGGCTTTCACTGGGATGAGCCCAGACTAACCAAGGCCTGAGAGGCAGGTGGGCAcagtgaagggaagagaaaggctTTCTCTGAGCCTATCAGTCATGGAAATTTGGGGTGGGTGACAAAAGATATATTTGACAAAACTAGCAGGATACcctttggggaggggaaaggaggttTCATATGGGGTTTAGAGAGGCAGGACTAGGGAAGCCACAGGAAAGGAGGAAtgggaaggtgaaaggaaatgTGGAGACAGGGCAGGAGAGATGAGGGGAGAAAGAAggtagaaagagggaaggaagaagggagaggtaaGAGGGATAGCAGGGAGAAGACGGGATCCTTCATTCAATGAAAGAGAAATCCTCTTTCAGGCTTGGGAAGAGACCCAAATAAAATAGGGATTATGGGAAGTGACAGATAGTAGATGGTGTGGTCCCTAGGGATGGAGTTTAGAGAAAAGAATCAACTCTCCTCTGTCTAAGCCCCTTCCCCATTACCCTGTTTGTTTAACACAATTTTATCTGTAATAAATGGTTTCCCTTGGTTACATCATACCTCCATTTCAGTCACTGCTAATTTGTGATCATTAATAAGGTGTcagcttcagtttttttctctgttcttcaATGTAATTCAAGAAGCATTTGAGCTAGGTTGGAgggttcaaagacaaaaaaaaatcagtctctgCTATCATGGATCTTACAATGGGGGTGAGgggagtaaatgtttacaaaatgtACATAGATAAATGTAGCATTCTCTCTAGGCTCTCTCAGCCTTCTGATTGCAGATACCTGGCTTTGATCAGGTAAGACATCAGGGAGCAGTCGACATTTCTTACTTCCAGTTTGCTCCTGGAACCCTTAAAGAATTGGAATAaggagggcagctagggggtgcaatggatagaacactgaccctggaatcaggaggacctgagttcaaatcttaatacttacttagctgtgtgaacttggacatgtcacttaaccccattgtcttgcaaaaaacaaaggaCGTTGGGGGAAGAATTGGGATAAAGGTCATCAAGGGAATTCTCTGGTCTGAGAGAGAGGCATACCCATAAGTGGGGGTTTGAAGGTTATGAGTTAAAGATTGCAGGCCAAACTTAAAGTCAATAAATATATTAGTATATTAAAAAACCAGCTAGCTTGCTGCTTCCGGTGTCAGCTCCCTggatactgtttttttttttttataatatttcatgCTCATTTAGAATGCCCAGCCAATCATCAGCATTTTGGAGCAAATAggatagaaaattatttcaagctcattttacaaaggaagaaactgaggcaagcagggttaagtgatcacatagctactaaatgtctgagaccagatttgaactcttcttcctaactccagacccagctctCTATCTCCTGCCCCATCACCTACTACTGCTAGTAAATAGTAATCCAGGATTAAGGATTCTCTTGAGTCCCTGGAAGGACAAACTACTCAGTACAATGGAAAGCTTCTGCTCCCCAATCACACCTATGAGCCACCTTGTGGACACACCTGGAAACACAACTGTGCCCTTCTGTCTGTTAGTGTGGCAAGAAGCGTGTTGGTGCTGCCTCCTAGTGGTTATTGTTgttatctgtccttcattctcagacaAGACTAACATTGGGGAAGTGATACCATAACATGGATGggtattggatttgagtaaggggagtattatgctaagtcaccagcctcactttctcctccaaaatcgtctgggtccagtggccagatatgaatcaggtcaactggacatgaccttggatgtgaggcaatcagggttaagtaagtgacttccaaggttacacagccagtaactgtcttaaaacaaatttgaacaaaggtcctcctgatttcagggctgatgctctatccactgtaccacttagatgCTCCCACCCAATGGGTATTGCCCAGTGCTCAGAACCAATCAGAAGTTTTTGTCCTGGGTTTCAAGTCACAGAGTCTGTTTGCCTTCTTCCATCTCCTCAGAATGAATGAGACTTAAGTACATCCTTTTCTTTAGTCCCTGAGGTCCTGCACCTTTATGGATCCTGGGATTTTTCCTCTTTCACAGAAGATGTGTTTAGTAAATGAACAATATGTTCCCAAAATATTCCACAAGCTAGAATTGGTAACCAGTGAAGACTGAGGGTTctagaagaagggagaaggaaaaagtctAAGAAAAGGGAGCTATAgcatccagagagagagaactctgaGGTTTTGCCTTTAGCTGGCATGGGGAAGATAACTCTAAAAAGGCCCAGAATTATCCTTGCTAACAATTGATAacgattttgggctgtctgcaaaggagagtgccatctgtagctagataaagagctatggagtttgaacaaagttcaaggactattccctttaatttaggggaaaaaaacagatatcttattgtctgatcttgttatctcttagactttttgtctcttccttaaggatatgatttccctctcatcacactcaatttggatcaatgtacaacatggaaacaaattaaagactgacagattgctttccatggggggggggggaagtaagatggggaggggaattgtaaaactcaaataatatctttaatttaaaaaaagaattatccttGCTAGAGAAATTCAAACAGCCCCCACAAGCTATGAGTTCATGTACTtaacctcaaagagtttatattctgctGAGCATACTATGAATACAGATAAACTAATGCAATGTAGACAAAACagttacaaaaaggaaaaaaaatcctaacctTTGGGAACAACaggaaagggattttttttttgcaaatctttttatttattgttagctttttatacatattttgcTGTTGAATAGACTTCTTCccattaaaggttttatttattttgagttttacaatttttccccctaatcttacttccctccccccacccccacagaaggcaatctgtcagtctttactttgtttccatgttgtacattgatccaaaatgagtgtgatgagagagaaatcatatccttaaggaagagacataaagtataagagatagcaagatcagacaataagatatcaggtttttttccctaaattaaaggaaataaagggtggctaggtagcacagtggatagagcactggccctggagtaaagaatgtctgggttcaaatccagcctcagacacttaataattacctagctgtgtagccttgggcaagccacttaacccactgccttgcaaaaaaaaaactaataaaaaaataaattaaaggaaatagtccttggattttgttcaaattccacagttctttatctggatatagatgatgttctccattgccaacagcccaaaattgtccctgattgttgcactgatggaacaagcaagtccatcaaggttgatcatcaccccccatgctGCTAttaggctgtacagtgtttttctggttctgctcatctcactcagcatcagttcatgcaaatccctccaggcttctctgaattcccgtccctcttggtttctaatagaacaatagtgttcaatgacatacctataccacagtttgctaagccattcctcaattgaaggacatttacttgattttcaattctttgccaccacaaacagggctgctatgaatatttttgtacaagtgaagtttttaccctttttcatgatctcttcagggtatagacccagtagtggtattgctgagtcaaaaggtatgcacatttttgttgccctttggtcaggAAAGGGATTTTTAAGAAGCAGAACTTCatttggatttaaaaaagaagtttggGAGCCTGAGAAATTGAGGTGAGAAAGGAGTGAGGTTCAGTCATGGAATGGAAGAGACTAAATATCATAATCAGAGAAAGTTGGCAAGTTAGAACAACAGACAAGTATTTGAAGAAGAATAGCAAGAATTAAGATTGGTAGATGGGAACCAAACTATGCAGATATCATGCTGAGCATCCATTTTAACCTAGAGGGAATAGGAAGTCAGgggagatttttttaatattagattGTTTTGAATATTGATCACAACTATATTCGGCGATTGCTATTGGGCAATTGGGAATTGCATTGCTATGGGCAAGGTGAAGCAAAAAGTACAGTCTAGAAGCAGGAAGATGGTTGCAATGGTCCAGGTAAGATGTGACCAGAGTAGATGACATTTGATGGAGTTGGGGATGGGAATAGTAAATGCCTTCCCCATCTATTCTCCCTACTCAGAGCTAGTGTCCCCATGCTCCTTTCTCCTAAATCTCCTACTCAGTGAAAAATTTGCCTCCATCTTAACCCTACCATGATCACTACTCTCACAGAAAATGACCATCTCTTCTCAATACCCTGATCCTTTACCCCTCCCCCACTCCGGGAAGCAGCTGCTTACTATTTCTAGAGTTTAGTAAAGTGCCTCTTACATGGGAGCTTATAGAAAGTTACACCAGGCGCCTCAAAAAGAAGGGCCATATGGCCACAAGGCCAAGAAGAACATCACCCTCTGAATTTCTGGCAACAAATTTCTGGTCAAACATGtaacagaaaaattaagtgaagaaACCTGGCAAACAAGTTCACGCATCCCACTAGGGTCTCCTTAGAGGAAGATCAAGTGAGTAAGGCAGTCCGAAGGCCAGTCTGCTCTGGCCCCCTCCCTGAACTAACTGACCGCAGAGAAGAAAGGGTAAACAGCCCACTGGAAATAAAATATGAACATGTTCTTTAAGGAAGGAAGCTAAAGAGAACCCAGGATCACAGGCCTGAAAGTTAAAAAGGATCTCAGACATCAACAAACTTAGATAAAACTTTTtcataaagtaaaaatttaaattttaaattaagataACTTAATTTTGGTCACATGCTGACAATGTCACTATAAATCCATGAGGGCAGAGGAGATGGGTGCTACTACCCAGAGTCCTCACCTTTAGAGGGAGCCCCTCTAGCCATGCTGCCAGTTACAAGGCCTGCAGACTTCAGAGCAGCCCAGTTATCCCTCCATAAGCATCTATAATACCTGAGTCAGACCAAAAGGGTCACCTGAGAAATAATGGTGAATGCTAGGGCAGAGAGTCAAGTTGACATGTCAATGTCCTGATGGTCCTCAGGGCTAAAGACTGGCTAAAAAAATGTGACTTTCTAACCTTCAGAAAATTTCCAAGGCTGGAAGAACCCCCAGCAAACCTTGGTGGAAATGAGGAGCTTGCTGCAGTCTAGGGAAGGCCCTGCTCCTGCTGACTGCTCAGAAACTGAGTGGTCTCTGAAGGTTTTCCTGGtataagaaaactcaaaaaacctgatttaaaaaatatctcaagCTTCTTCTCAGGAAGTTGCTTCCAGGTCCTCAGGATCCTAGATCTTGAtgcaaaggaagaggaaaatcatTTTCCAGCAGGTACACTGCAGGATTAATCAGTCATGCCCTTATTGAGGTCCCACTGTGTGCCCTGGCTACCATGCTTCCCCCAAACTCTTCCTGTAGTAGAACTCTTCTTATAATAGTGAGCTATGTCTCTCCAGAGCCTGAAGTGCCAAGGAGGTTGCAGTTCTGGTGCCAGGTTCTCCCTCCCTGTGGCCTGGGCTCTGCTCATGttccatttctccctccctccctgctaTGCCCATCCCAGCTCCCAGTAGATGCCAGGCTCTCAGGGCTTCTGAGACTCAACTCTGTGGGCTCACAGAGCTCATCCTGGGCTGTGCTGTCCAGTGGAGATTGTAAAACATCCGAGTTCTTGGCCTCCTTGTTCAACTCTTGCTACCCCCTTCATTTTCTGGGACTTGGCTCAATCCCAGtctctcttcattttctcattattccATTCAACCAAGGTCTCTATGTCACTGATGTAGCCATTGTCTCCTGTGTAATGAGTGGGGTACACAAGGAGAGACTCCAAGGAGAAGGCCAGCAGGTCCCACTTTTCAAAGTGTTCTTTGTATTCAGAGCTGCAGAGAATGTGTTTCTTTAAAGGGTAAGTTGCCACCTTTCCTGAATTGCCCCCtcacttcttccctctttcctcagAACCCCTTATCTCAGAGGGTTCAGTGTATTCTGAGCTCCTTCAGCTCTGACTTACTCTTCTCAACTCTGCCCATCTTCTCACCTCCCCATCTCCTCCCAAGAGAGGACCAATGGTCCTCACTGGTCCCTCTTCTGACCTAGGGCAGCCCCCCTTTGCTCTCTGAGAGGGGAACCCTTTATGATAGTAACACCAATCCTCAAAGAAGGCCAGCCCCCAACTTGGAATCAAGTCAAATGATATACACTCTTAACAGGacctttccttttgaaaaaacTCAGTATCTAAGAACTCCATTACAGCCAACCGGCCCAGCCTACCCTACCAGGAAAAACATGGGACCATCTCCCTAGTGATTACCCTCCTCTGagcctacccccccccaaaaaaaaactcagcTAGGTAGATACATAGCCCTCTCAGCAGAGCACACATCTCCCAAAACTATTTGTCACATATGGGTTGTCTCCCACCATCGACACAGGTCAAAGATCATGCTAGCTCCATTTCTCACACTCCTCCCAGAGAATTGGGATTATTATAGCCGCTCCAACCCCAGCCCTGCCCCCCACAAACACGTACACTGGATGCTTATCAAACATCACTGGCAGGAACTTATCCACAGGGAACATCTTAGAGAGAGGCTGGGCACCTAGTAGCTTCTCTGCTCCCTGGAGGGAGATGATTTAGGCCAGTGTCCAGTAGGAATAGTTAGCCTCTACCAGGTTCTGAATATGTAGTACCACCTTCTCTTCTTGCCCACATAgctggagaggggagagagagagagagagagagagaga
This window harbors:
- the LOC141496981 gene encoding zymogen granule membrane protein 16-like, which encodes MMLMWIFFLFTLLATVTAEEDDQQRGSSFSGEYGNGGGTSFTLSGEHRRGKITGFRIQEQCGGIIHGIQFQYGNVWSELHGLKSGLRHEVLLTKGENIIQVLGKHYSYYIQQLIFITNHGRIFTFGQPAGYSFNASPLYRGAFLSYISGHHNHYGLTGIGFHWDEPRLTKA